The DNA region CAGGCTTGAATGAAAAAGGATCGGACGCAACAAGCAGCGGCCCGATCCCTGAATTTACCCTTACTTATTTGCCGCTCTCCAGGCATCAAGCTGGGTTTGGGCTTCAGCCATCACTTTTTCAAGTCCGGCTTGATTGAACTTCTCAATCACTTGCTCCAAATTGGTCTCCGGGTCCAGCGTACCTGTCATCAATGCGGCCCAGTATTGCTCTTTGACATTCTGCACTGCTGTCAGTTCCGAGGACACGTTACTTGAATCAAAGTTAAAGCTCAAAATTGGGGAATTTACACCCTCTGCATTAAACTTCTTGAACTCATCCCATTTGTTATCCGGGTCATTGTTGTTCAGATACAATAACATGTTGTTACCGAGAGAGTACGAAGGCATATCGTAGTTCTTGGATTCAGCCAGATTTTCCATGTGCGTATCATCCACTTTTTTGTAGTGAACGCCCTCAATACCTGAATCGACCATATTGCGCAGCACTGGATCTGTATTCAGCAGGTTCAGGAACTCCATTGCTTTTTCCGGATATTCAGAGTTGGCCGAAATGGCCATGATCGAACCTTGTACAGACGTGTTGGTGATGATCGCATCACTCGCTGGTGTGGAAACCACCGGATATCCGTAACTTGCCGACCATTGGTTGTCCGCGAGTGGTTGTGTCTGTGCACGATCCAGGAACCAGTTGCCTGATGTAGTCAGGTCATTGGTAGATCCTGTTGTTGCTGCCTCTGGCGATACATAACCAGCTTTGTAGTATTTGTGCATCGTTGTGAGTGCTTCTTTCATTTCCGGAGTCTCCAGAATGTTCACAATTTTATAATCCGTGGTATCCAGTTTGACTGCCATTGGCAAATTCTGAATGACATAGTCATAAGGAACATAAGGAACAAAGTTTTTATCCATTCCAAACGGAGTCACACTTGGCTCATTTTCCTTGATTGTTTTGAGCAAAGGCTCCAGACTGTCTAACGTACGAACATTGGAGATGTCCATTTTGTATTTATCAAGCAGCGTTTTGTTGAAACGCCATACCTCTTGTTGAGGCAGCTCCTTGTTGGCCGGAATACCGTAGTTGTGTCCGTCTACCTTGGAACCGCTCAGGAATGCAGGATCAATGGTTTTGGTGAGATCCTGACCGTGTTTCGCGAGCAAGTCATCCAGCTCCAGGAATGCACCCTTTCTTGCATTTTGAACATAGTCAAATCCGCCGGATGAGGTGAACAGGATGTCCATTGGCTCGCCAGATGCTACATTAACTTGCATCTTTTGCGGATAGTCACCCCAGTCAACCATTTTCATCGTTACCGTGGCATTGATTTTTTCCTTGGTGTACTTGCTGACTTCTTCCATCACTTTATTGACATCTTTCTGAGGGGTACCGATGGTGTACCAGATCAGCTCGACAGCGTCTTCGCCTGCTCCCCCTGATTCTGAAGCTTCCTTGCTTCCTCCACAGGCACTAAGAACAACTGTAACCGCCATCAAAAGTGCTAGAACGAGAGAAAAACTTTTTCTTTGTTTACTCATTTCCTTGATCCTCCCTTTTCGTGTTCCCTTAAGCTCTACAATCTAACTGCTTTAACCTTACCGAATGAAAGCATTTTCAAAAAGAAGATAAACTTAATATTTCGAGGTACAAATTAAAGAGAAATCAGT from Paenibacillus sp. JNUCC-31 includes:
- a CDS encoding ABC transporter substrate-binding protein, whose amino-acid sequence is MSKQRKSFSLVLALLMAVTVVLSACGGSKEASESGGAGEDAVELIWYTIGTPQKDVNKVMEEVSKYTKEKINATVTMKMVDWGDYPQKMQVNVASGEPMDILFTSSGGFDYVQNARKGAFLELDDLLAKHGQDLTKTIDPAFLSGSKVDGHNYGIPANKELPQQEVWRFNKTLLDKYKMDISNVRTLDSLEPLLKTIKENEPSVTPFGMDKNFVPYVPYDYVIQNLPMAVKLDTTDYKIVNILETPEMKEALTTMHKYYKAGYVSPEAATTGSTNDLTTSGNWFLDRAQTQPLADNQWSASYGYPVVSTPASDAIITNTSVQGSIMAISANSEYPEKAMEFLNLLNTDPVLRNMVDSGIEGVHYKKVDDTHMENLAESKNYDMPSYSLGNNMLLYLNNNDPDNKWDEFKKFNAEGVNSPILSFNFDSSNVSSELTAVQNVKEQYWAALMTGTLDPETNLEQVIEKFNQAGLEKVMAEAQTQLDAWRAANK